A stretch of the Pseudorasbora parva isolate DD20220531a chromosome 13, ASM2467924v1, whole genome shotgun sequence genome encodes the following:
- the LOC137039290 gene encoding calphotin-like, which yields MSIRILPPANLRERVARHRCLSALRQEGLGIGGFAQFFWTMAVGLDYNDAALKDIFNTCLDDPLPAWEMDSLRSLDFWGFSRYLCLRCHGGMPIPSESTCRKLSTLPRLSRHVHDPLLASTKRLRSRERKVVQSITPTTESSETALATPEPVKPTAIFSQATRLVAVTKSKSRSAILEPDLSTSVIQEPIKSTALAPQTIMAVPATSESPKSTSGFPVSAKIIPESGKSSVVPESIRSVPFTSESARPISVTESMKVTAILPGLAELAADTTEAVKHTGSTRRKRKKKKACAKQPTILHSLAPAVSSPVKAFKPVTSQVMPSETISAIPVIFTEAVPKLPIDSAAEAFSKCLAGLIKATQVLVKPVLATELNFPESAVPGPAAESAVPGPAAESAVPGPAAESAEGLNQEAPAPKRSPVSAPSPVPNPVRASPSVPEPASEVAVPEPASEVAVPEPASEVAVPVPASQAQETATESVPEPASAAQEGAPKSVPENASAAQTDLSESSPRSVPEAIEGISAVPKGTPELSPVAIPAATGHGSVSVPEAVYVSPELIPLTHTLPASLAMAPEFTPKSFPNQGLIPKTVSVPEVLESVSGAFTYSVISPESTKPSWKPRPVRPFPVSKGLPSQVPTPPFPPSVFSGYGFPKPAPPNPAIWDFNVYAPPAPPVGVIGDFDAWFGRLEASIGWEFVFALCSLCPTSLFPVSTPPCLVLVSLIVCSPVPYLSVLTLPCSLVV from the exons ATGAGTATCAGAATCCTGCCACCTGCTAACCTCCGGGAGAGAGTGGCCCGCCATCGATGCCTGTCTGCTCTTCGCCAGGAGGGCTTGGGTATAGGGGGTTTTGCCCAGTTTTTCTGGACCATGGCTGTGGGGCTAGATTATAATGATGCTGCGCTCAAGGACATATTTAACACCTGCTTAGATGACCCCCTGCCTGCATGGGAGATGGATTCTCTCAGGAGTCTAGATTTCTGGGGTTTCTCCCGGTACCTTTGTCTTCGCTGTCATGGAGGTATGCCAATTCCATCTGAATCTACTTGCAGGAAACTCTCCACTCTTCCCCGGCTGTCACGTCATGTTCATGATCCTCTCCTGGCCTCTACCAAGAGACTACGGTCCAGAGAGAGAAAGGTGGTCCAGTCCATCACCCCTACCACGGAGTCATCTGAGACTGCTCTGGCTACCCCAGAGCCAGTCAAGCCAACTGCTATCTTCTCCCAGGCAACCAGGTTAGTTGCAGTCACTAAGTCCAAGTCACGTTCTGCCATTCTTGAACCAGACCTGTCTACCTCTGTTATTCAAGAACCAATCAAGTCAACCGCACTTGCGCCTCAGACAATTATGGCCGTTCCAGCCACTTCAGAGTCTCCCAAATCAACCTCTGGTTTTCCGGTGTCTGCCAAGATTATTCCTGAGTCAGGCAAGTCAAGTGTTGTCCCTGAGTCAATTAGATCTGTTCCGTTTACTTCAGAGTCTGCCAGGCCTATTTCAGTTACTGAGTCGATGAAGGTCACCGCTATCCTGCCTGGGTTGGCCGAGTTGGCTGCAGATACTACAGAGGCAGTCAAGCACACAGGGTCAACCCGACGAAAGCGTAAGAAGAAAAAGGCCTGTGCAAAGCAGCCTACTATTCTCCATTCTCTAGCTCCAGCGGTATCAAGTCCTGTGAAAGCTTTTAAGCCAGTTACCAGTCAGGTCATGCCCTCAGAGACCATTTCTGCCATTCCTGTAATATTCACAGAGGCCGTCCCCAAGCTGCCCATTGACAGTGCTGCTGAGGCTTTCTCTAAATGTCTTGCAGGTCTTATCAAGGCCACACAAGTTTTGGTCAAGCCTGTCCTGGCTACAGAGTTAAATTTTCCGGAGAGCGCAGTCCCCGggcccgctgccgagagcgcagtccccgggcccgctgccgagagcgcagtccccgggcccgctgccgagagcgca GAGGGCCTGAATCAAGAGGCTCCAGCCCCTAAGCgtagtccagtgtcggctccatcTCCTGTTCCAAATCCAGTGAGGGCTTCGCCTTctgtcccagagcccgcttcagaggtggccgtcccagagcccgcttcagaggtggccgtcccagagcccgcttcagaggtggCCGTCCCAGTGCCtgccagtcaagcccaggagaCCGCTACAGAGTCAGTCCCCGAGCCGGCCAGTGCGgcccaggagggcgctcccAAGTCTGTCCCAGAGAACGCCAGTGCAGCCCAGACTGACCTTTCCGAGTCAAGCCCAAGATCTGTTCCTGAGGCCATTGAGGGCATCTCTGCAGTCCCCAAGGGCACCCCAGAGTTAAGTCCAGTAGCTATCCCTGCAGCCACAGGGCACGGTTCTGTGTCAGTGCCTGAGGCCGTCTATGTCTCTCCCGAACTCATTCCCCTGACACACACCCTTCCTGCCAGTCTGGCCATGGCCCCTGAGTTCACTCCCAAGTCCTTCCCCAATCAAGGTTTAATCCCTAAGACTGTGTCGGTCCCTGAAGTCCTAGAGTCTGTTTCAGGAGCCTTTACATATTCTGTCATTTCCCCTGAATCTACCAAGCCCAGTTGGAAACCCAGACCCGTTAGGCCATTCCCTGTATCGAAGGGTCTCCCCAGTCAAGTTCCCACCCCCCCCTTCCCaccctctgtgttttctggTTATGGTTTCCCTAAGCCAGCACCTCCCAATCCAGCCA TTTGGGACTTCAATGTTTATGCCCCACCTGCCCCCCCAGTTGGTGTCATCGGGGATTTCGATGCCTGGTTTGGACGCCTGGAGGCGTCCATTGGATGGGAG TTTGTGTTTGCCCTGTGCTCCTTGTGTCCCACCTCCTTGTTTCCTGTTTCCACACCCCCTTGTTTAGTCCTTGTTTCACTAATTgtgtgctcacctgttccttATCTGAGTGTGCTCACCCTTCCCTGCTCCTTGGTTGTCTGA